The stretch of DNA GAAACGACGCGAGCGGATGCCCGCCCATTTGAGTGGCCGCCTGCGGATTGGGCCCGCGCGTGAAGACCTGATCGAAGCTGTACGAGCCGGCGCCTGCGCCGCCGCGATTATCGCTTTCCGACATCATGATCCGCGCCTCGCCACCGAGCCGCCAGGTGTGGTGGCCCCAGAGCTTCGTGAGGCTTCCACGCGCCGTATGAACCGCTTCGCGGTTCCAATTCCGCTTGTTGTTGTTGACGTCGCTCAAGCGGGTCAGCCCATCGATGTCGACTGTCGGCAGGGCCTGCACGGGAAGCGCATCGACCAACGACGCGGGGAAGCCGAGGCCGAGCAGGTCGGAGCCGACCGAGTCCGCCACCGAAACATCGGTGAACCGCGAGAACCCGTACCGCGCGTTCATGAACATCGTCTTGTTCACGGTGTAGGTGTGATCCAGCGATATGCCGGGTGAGTAGAAATCGCGCAGCGTGCCGGTCACGTCGTTCTGGAAAGGGCCCTGAGCGTTCACCTGGAAGTGTCGCCGCGAATATCGCACGGAAGACTGATGTCGATCGTTGAGCCGGTGATCAATCCGGAACACGTACCCGTCGATCGGAACGGGATCCTTGAACGAGAGACGATAGTTGTTGGCCCCGGTGATTGGATCCCCGGGCGCGTTGGGCTGCGGATATAGGTTGATCAGCTCGCGTGCGACCGGATCCATCCTCTCGAGCGGGATGCGGTTGCCCGGGAACGGATCACGTAGCCAGGTGTCGCCGGCCTGCCGTGTGGTAGCGGGGTCGTAGACGACGACCGGTGCAGCCTCGCCGTTGGGCAGCTCGACGAACGTTTCGGAGAAGTCGCCCTGGCGTTCCCGCTCCGTTGGCACGGTCGAGAGGAATGCCCTGGACACACCTTCACGCGATCCTTCATAGCTCGCGAAGAAAAAGGTCCGGCCGCGTCCCTCGTAGAGACCAGGCACGGTGACTGGACCGCCGAGCGAGCCGCCGAAGAGGTTGTAGGTGAACTGGGGCTTGTCATCGGCGAAGAAGTCCGTTGCATTCAGCGCGGAGTTGCGGTGGAACTCGTAGAGCGAGCCGCTGAGCTGATTGGTTCCAGACTTGGTCGTGGCGTTGATGACGCCGCCCGTGAAGCGGCCGAACTCGGCGTCGAAGCTGTTGGTCTGGACCTTGAACTCTTGAGTGGCGTCCACCGGAGGCACGAAATGGGTCAGGCCGTCGCTGCCGGTGTTCGGAACGCCGTCGAGCAGCACTTCGTTGAACCGCCCCTGTCCACCGGAAATGCTGATGCCGTCGAATCGGGCGCTCGTGCGCATGAACGTGCCCGCCTGGGTCCGTTGCGTGAACTGCACGCCGGGCACGAGTGCACCCAACGTGAGGACGTTGCGCCCGATGAGCGGCATATCGCTCACGGCGCGGCCGGTGATTACCTCGCCCCGCGAGGCGTTGCTGGTCTCGAGCAGCGGCGTGGCACGGACCGTCAGGTCTTCGGTCACCGTCCCCGGCGCGAGCTCGATGTCGATCGTCGGTCGTGCTTGGATCTCCAACCGAATGCCTTCCTGCACGTACGTCCGAAACCCGTCGAGCGCTGCCTCCACTCGGTAGAGGCCTGGCGTCAAGGCGGGGATGATGTAGTCACCCGACTCATTGCTGATGGCAACCGTCGCGACACTGGTCTCGACGTTCGTGGCGGTCACCGTGACGCCCGGCATGACGCCGCCAGACGAGTCCGTGACGCGTCCAACGATAGTGGCCCGGAATTCCTGCGCAGCGATGGGGACGGGAAGGAGGAGTAGTAGTGGTAGTCCGAGCACTCTAAGGATGGTCATGACGTCTCCTAGCGCGTAGCTTCCGCCTTGCCATCAAACCTCAACCTTGGTGAAGGCGTCGGCGGCGTGGCTACGTTCGAAGCGCCATGATAGTGGATCGAAAGGCCGGCGCGCTCCGCAACCGGCACGCATTCTGGTAGCCAGAACCATCGAGAACCCGACACGGACGCCTCGGCGAGGCGACCCTACCACGACGGTAGGGCGCGTTCACGCTGGCGGTGGGCGCGACGACGGAGACCGTTACCGTGACGGCCGACGCTGGGATGGTGCTGTCCGGTCAGGGCGCCTCGGGCGAGGTCCTCAACGAGAAGGCGGTGCAGACATTGCCGATCACGTCGCGGAACGTCTACAACTTCCACCTCATCGGCCCGGGCGTGAAGGGCGTTCCCAGCACTGGCTTTGGCACCACGCAGTTCCTCGTCGGCGGCCACAACCGCATGTCCTGGTCGATGGATGGCCTGGACAATTCACAGCGGCGCACGGACCGCCAGATTCGGCTGGTCATCACGACACCGGAGAACGTGCAGGAGATGCAGGTGCTCACCGGCACTTACTCGGCCGAATTCGGTCGCGCCGCCGGCGGCGTGATCAATGTCGTCTCGCGATCGGGCTCGAACCAGCTGCACGGCTCGGCCATAGGGCTACTCCGGCCCAACGCCTGGGCCGCCCGCCCGCCCCTCGCAGAGACGAAGCCGGATCAGGAATGGTGGATGGTGGATGGGAATTTGGGTGGCCCCATTCAGCGCGACCGCCTCTTCTTCTTTGCCAACTACGAATACAACCCGCTGAAGGCGCCACGACCGGTGGTGATCGATCCGGAAGCCGCGCGCCTGCTGGCGCTCCCGGAGGGCGATCTCGGCAATTCTCCGTTCGGTGAGACCTTCCACACACCGAGCGTCAAGGTCAACTTCAGGGCCTCCGATTATACGGCGTGGGTAAGGAGCGCAGAGACGCCGCGCCAGACCCCGGACACGAACCCTATCGATCCAGCGAATCCTCAGTACAATCCAGCAACCGGCTCAGCGCCAGCACCTCGGAACGACGGCGGCATTGGCTGAGAGCCTCCGGAACGGTCCGCGTGCCTCGCTGGCGCGCGTGCGGAGCGTGCCGGATCATCGCCGCCATCAGAGCTTTCGAGCTACGATTCGAGCGCGCGCGCGATGGCGAAGGCGACTCGGTTCCACTGGGCTGTCTCTTCGCCCAACTGCCGCCGCCCGGCACGGGTCAGCGTATAGTACTTCGCGCGCCGATTGTTCTCGGACGGCTGCCAGGTCGACGTGAGCCAACCGGCTTCTTCGAGGCGATGCAGCGCCGGGAACAGCGATCCGGGCTGCACGACGAAGGTGCCGTCCGTGATCTGCGCGATGCGGCGCGAGACACCCAGACCGTGCAGCTCGCCGGCTGCGAGCGCCTTGAGGATCAAGAGGTCCAGCGTACCTTGGAGCAGTGTGGCTCGTTCGTGGGATGGCATCGCCCACTTCCACTATCGACGATCTGTACGAGCGTGAGTCTGCCAAATAGCCCTATCGAATGTCAATAGGAGAAGCTGCCTTGCGCCCGTTGCCAGTTCGACCGATGATCGCGGCGGTTCGCAGATGAGAGGACGAAACGTATGCGGGTAGGGAACGGTGTGCTGGCCGCGGCAATCGCAGGCCTCGCAATCTCGGTGTCCATCAAGGTGCTGGCCCAGCCCCCGGCCACACAAGCGCCGGCCACACAGGCCCCGGCCACAGAGGCGCAGCCGACGCAGACGCCAGCCAAGCCGCCTCAGCCGGCCCAAGCCGTACAGACTCCGTCGCAGGGTGAGCACGGCGGACAGGCACCGGCGGCAACGACGCCACAGGGC from Luteitalea sp. encodes:
- a CDS encoding TonB-dependent receptor plug domain-containing protein, producing the protein MTILRVLGLPLLLLLPVPIAAQEFRATIVGRVTDSSGGVMPGVTVTATNVETSVATVAISNESGDYIIPALTPGLYRVEAALDGFRTYVQEGIRLEIQARPTIDIELAPGTVTEDLTVRATPLLETSNASRGEVITGRAVSDMPLIGRNVLTLGALVPGVQFTQRTQAGTFMRTSARFDGISISGGQGRFNEVLLDGVPNTGSDGLTHFVPPVDATQEFKVQTNSFDAEFGRFTGGVINATTKSGTNQLSGSLYEFHRNSALNATDFFADDKPQFTYNLFGGSLGGPVTVPGLYEGRGRTFFFASYEGSREGVSRAFLSTVPTERERQGDFSETFVELPNGEAAPVVVYDPATTRQAGDTWLRDPFPGNRIPLERMDPVARELINLYPQPNAPGDPITGANNYRLSFKDPVPIDGYVFRIDHRLNDRHQSSVRYSRRHFQVNAQGPFQNDVTGTLRDFYSPGISLDHTYTVNKTMFMNARYGFSRFTDVSVADSVGSDLLGLGFPASLVDALPVQALPTVDIDGLTRLSDVNNNKRNWNREAVHTARGSLTKLWGHHTWRLGGEARIMMSESDNRGGAGAGSYSFDQVFTRGPNPQAATQMGGHPLASFLLGLGSGGEVANNVLVDERAPYYAFYAQDDWRVTSKLTVNLGLRYEWEGAYTSATNALNRGFAFDSASPLEADARAAYAANPIPELPLDQFRVQGGLSFAGVDGHPRGLTNLDRNNISPRVGFAYGLTPRTVIRGGYGLFYGPTTLLGETRHGFSVSTPWVTSFDGMLTPSTTLSNPFPNGLQQSSGADLGLMTNVGDSVSFVNPDRTNPYTHQYQVSVQRELPWETLVDVAYTGSLGRSLPVTRELNAIPEPVRAHAREVFVGTGRNILNDSVPNPFDGLITSGPLSGATTTRGQLLRPYPQFTSVEMFDDSIGTSRYDAFQLKVSRRFSEAFSLLAAYTASRHTERTRFLNDTDLEPIEEASAFDVPHLLTVSTTWELPFGPGRRFLGDASGLAGKILEGYQLNVIYSAGSGIPLNFSGAELVGDPSLPASDRTIERYFDTGAFRQRETLELVGLARTTDVRAPGKNNVDLSLFKTTSITAGVQLQIRVEAFNAFNHPEFLEPNSSFGNPNFGRITALNTFTRQIQFGARLIW
- a CDS encoding TonB-dependent receptor plug domain-containing protein, which gives rise to MTADAGMVLSGQGASGEVLNEKAVQTLPITSRNVYNFHLIGPGVKGVPSTGFGTTQFLVGGHNRMSWSMDGLDNSQRRTDRQIRLVITTPENVQEMQVLTGTYSAEFGRAAGGVINVVSRSGSNQLHGSAIGLLRPNAWAARPPLAETKPDQEWWMVDGNLGGPIQRDRLFFFANYEYNPLKAPRPVVIDPEAARLLALPEGDLGNSPFGETFHTPSVKVNFRASDYTAWVRSAETPRQTPDTNPIDPANPQYNPATGSAPAPRNDGGIG
- a CDS encoding PadR family transcriptional regulator; this translates as MPSHERATLLQGTLDLLILKALAAGELHGLGVSRRIAQITDGTFVVQPGSLFPALHRLEEAGWLTSTWQPSENNRRAKYYTLTRAGRRQLGEETAQWNRVAFAIARALES